A genome region from Candidatus Eremiobacteraceae bacterium includes the following:
- a CDS encoding sodium:solute symporter family protein — MILWTAVAVFVALFALVTVLGFAAVRWRAGDLNDIHQWALAGRGFGTLVTWFLIGGDIYTAYTFIAVPALIYGVGAPGFFALPYTTIVFPLVFIFGPRFWCIAKNRGYVTYADFVRERYGSRSLALAVAITGILATMPYIALQLVGLQVVIAALGFTGSGFLGDLPVIVAFAILAIYTYRGGLRAPALVAFVKDTLIYVTVIGATIVLVTKLGGFAHIFATAATILAQRPKPASIMLAPAGYSAYATLAFGSGLALFMYPHSITGVLGAKSARVVRRNMVILPAYSVMLGFIALFGYMAIAAGAHPATPNGAVPALILASFPQWFIGVAFAAIAIGALVPAAIMSIAAANLYARSIHMEFVQPACSSAVQTKVARFASLIVKTGALLFVLFLPTQFAIYFQLLAGAWILQTFPAVVFGLYTRWFHRSALFVGWLVGMVLATWMAVAAGFTPVFALHLGARVMPLYVGLIALGANLGLALVLTMLFKGVKIPDGVDATSARDYEEALAGV, encoded by the coding sequence GTGATCCTTTGGACCGCCGTCGCGGTCTTTGTGGCGCTCTTCGCACTCGTGACGGTGCTCGGATTTGCGGCGGTGCGTTGGCGCGCCGGCGACCTCAACGATATCCACCAATGGGCGCTCGCCGGACGCGGCTTCGGCACGCTGGTCACCTGGTTTCTCATCGGCGGCGACATCTACACCGCATACACGTTCATCGCCGTGCCCGCGCTCATCTATGGCGTCGGAGCGCCTGGATTCTTCGCGCTGCCGTACACGACGATCGTCTTCCCTCTCGTCTTCATCTTCGGTCCGCGCTTTTGGTGCATCGCGAAGAATCGCGGCTACGTGACCTACGCCGATTTCGTGCGCGAACGTTACGGGAGTCGTAGCCTTGCGCTAGCGGTGGCGATCACCGGTATCCTTGCGACCATGCCGTACATCGCGCTGCAGTTGGTCGGACTGCAGGTGGTGATAGCGGCCCTTGGCTTCACCGGCTCGGGTTTTTTGGGCGATTTGCCGGTGATCGTCGCGTTTGCGATCCTTGCCATCTACACGTATCGGGGCGGGTTGCGCGCACCGGCGCTCGTCGCGTTTGTGAAGGACACATTGATCTACGTGACGGTCATCGGTGCGACCATCGTACTCGTGACGAAGCTCGGCGGCTTCGCGCATATCTTCGCGACGGCAGCGACGATCCTGGCGCAGCGACCGAAGCCCGCTTCGATCATGCTCGCGCCAGCCGGATATTCGGCGTATGCAACGCTTGCGTTCGGTTCGGGCCTCGCGTTGTTCATGTATCCGCACTCGATCACAGGTGTGCTCGGCGCGAAAAGCGCGCGCGTCGTTCGTCGCAACATGGTGATCCTGCCCGCGTACAGCGTGATGCTCGGCTTCATCGCGCTCTTCGGCTACATGGCCATCGCGGCCGGCGCGCATCCCGCCACTCCCAACGGAGCCGTGCCTGCGCTGATCCTCGCTTCGTTCCCGCAGTGGTTCATCGGCGTGGCTTTCGCCGCGATCGCGATCGGCGCGCTCGTGCCGGCAGCGATCATGTCGATCGCCGCAGCCAACTTGTACGCGCGATCGATCCACATGGAGTTCGTCCAGCCTGCCTGCTCGAGCGCCGTGCAGACGAAGGTCGCGCGCTTCGCCTCGCTCATCGTCAAGACTGGAGCGTTGCTCTTCGTTCTCTTCCTGCCCACGCAATTCGCGATCTACTTCCAGCTCTTGGCCGGCGCGTGGATCCTGCAGACCTTTCCCGCTGTGGTGTTTGGGCTATACACGCGCTGGTTCCATCGGAGCGCCTTGTTCGTGGGCTGGCTCGTGGGCATGGTCTTGGCCACGTGGATGGCTGTCGCCGCGGGCTTTACGCCGGTATTCGCTCTGCATCTCGGCGCACGAGTCATGCCCCTTTACGTCGGGCTCATCGCGCTAGGCGCCAACCTCGGACTTGCCCTTGTGTTGACGATGCTCTTCAAGGGCGTGAAGATTCCTGATGGCGTCGATGCAACCTCGGCGCGAGACTATGAGGAGGCTCTTGCCGGGGTATAG
- a CDS encoding DUF3311 domain-containing protein, with translation MKDQPVRPVRRPYAYWLLILPFAGTLWPALYAHAEPSIGGVPFFYWYQFLCIGLTAIVMAFVYLLTRTDRS, from the coding sequence ATGAAGGATCAGCCGGTGCGGCCCGTGCGGCGGCCGTACGCCTATTGGCTTCTCATTCTCCCGTTTGCGGGCACGCTCTGGCCGGCCCTCTACGCGCATGCGGAGCCCTCGATCGGCGGCGTTCCCTTCTTCTACTGGTATCAATTCTTGTGCATCGGACTGACCGCGATCGTCATGGCTTTCGTCTACCTCCTGACGCGGACTGACCGATCGTGA
- a CDS encoding cation:proton antiporter has product MPHELFRQLTDAQNMWLVAGLWMVLAAASAFIAVRIKMPAALVEIIVGVVAGNLIALRTNAWIDFVAGFGSILLTFLAGAEINPAVLRKQLLPSTALGAASFAAPFLAAMAFAYYVGHWTPDASKIAGIAMSTTSVAVVYAVMVESGLAGKEFGQLVLAACFFTDLGTVVALGLLFSNYNIWLIALVVGIIASMALLPRLLPSLINRTRQFVSEPALRILFAVIFLLAALATYAKSEGVLPAYFLGLGCAGMMVSYPDVRRRLQTMTMTLLAPFYFLKAGTYVEAGSAVSGAGLIVSLFFVKVLAKIAGVLPLARFAFKYPAGNANYLTLLMATGLTFGTISSLYGLTHHDITQSQYSALVTVVILTAIVPTAIAQWLFRPAQDPEEMEAEVP; this is encoded by the coding sequence GTGCCGCACGAGCTCTTTCGTCAACTGACAGACGCGCAAAACATGTGGCTGGTCGCGGGGCTTTGGATGGTGCTCGCAGCTGCGAGCGCGTTCATAGCGGTGCGTATCAAGATGCCCGCGGCCCTCGTAGAGATCATCGTCGGCGTCGTCGCCGGAAATCTGATCGCGCTGCGAACGAACGCATGGATCGATTTTGTCGCCGGATTCGGAAGCATCCTGTTGACGTTTCTCGCCGGCGCCGAGATCAATCCCGCCGTACTGCGCAAGCAGCTCCTCCCGTCCACCGCGCTTGGCGCCGCCTCGTTTGCTGCGCCGTTTCTCGCTGCCATGGCATTTGCGTATTACGTCGGGCACTGGACGCCCGACGCATCGAAGATCGCCGGCATCGCGATGTCGACGACCTCCGTCGCCGTCGTCTACGCGGTGATGGTTGAATCAGGACTTGCGGGCAAGGAGTTCGGCCAGCTCGTCCTCGCGGCGTGCTTCTTCACTGATTTGGGAACCGTGGTGGCGCTCGGCCTGCTCTTCTCGAACTACAATATCTGGCTCATCGCGCTCGTCGTGGGGATTATCGCGTCGATGGCTTTGCTCCCGAGGTTGTTGCCATCCTTGATCAACCGCACGCGGCAGTTCGTGAGCGAACCCGCGCTTCGAATTCTCTTCGCGGTCATATTTCTGCTGGCGGCCCTTGCGACGTACGCCAAGAGCGAGGGAGTTCTGCCCGCATATTTCCTCGGTCTGGGCTGCGCCGGCATGATGGTGTCGTATCCTGACGTTCGCCGGCGCTTGCAGACCATGACCATGACGTTGCTCGCGCCGTTCTATTTCCTCAAGGCGGGAACGTACGTCGAGGCCGGCTCGGCGGTGTCCGGGGCCGGGCTCATCGTGAGCCTGTTTTTTGTCAAAGTGCTCGCGAAGATCGCCGGCGTGCTGCCGCTGGCGCGCTTTGCGTTCAAGTATCCAGCCGGGAACGCGAATTACCTGACGCTTTTGATGGCGACGGGGCTGACGTTTGGAACGATTTCAAGCCTCTATGGATTGACGCATCATGACATCACGCAGTCGCAATACTCGGCCCTCGTGACCGTCGTCATCTTAACGGCAATCGTGCCGACCGCGATAGCGCAATGGCTGTTCAGGCCGGCGCAAGATCCGGAAGAGATGGAAGCAGAAGTTCCGTAA
- a CDS encoding DUF202 domain-containing protein, producing MNQPRIRMLPFSMSLRVTDHLANERTFLAYVRTSLSLMAFGFVIAKFALLAHLAPGALGTVPPAAALSGHKLGIIFAALGCALGAAGSWRFIVVDRELKRDQYQSAPWLAVAVGTATVVTGFLVILNLLRVL from the coding sequence ATGAATCAGCCTAGAATCCGAATGCTGCCCTTCAGCATGAGCCTGCGCGTCACCGATCATCTCGCGAACGAACGGACATTTCTCGCATACGTTCGCACGTCGCTTTCTCTCATGGCCTTCGGCTTCGTCATCGCGAAATTCGCCTTGCTCGCGCATCTCGCGCCCGGCGCGCTTGGCACCGTTCCTCCCGCAGCCGCACTCTCCGGACACAAGCTCGGCATCATCTTCGCAGCGCTCGGCTGCGCGTTGGGCGCCGCCGGTTCGTGGCGATTCATCGTCGTGGATCGGGAGTTGAAACGCGATCAGTACCAATCGGCGCCATGGCTCGCCGTCGCGGTCGGCACGGCGACGGTGGTCACAGGCTTTCTCGTGATCCTGAACCTATTGCGCGTGCTCTGA